GCCTCTTCTGTGGCTTCCTGAAGGAGCACGGGTGGGGAGAAAGGGGTGAGGATCTCCTGGAGGTGAAAAGCAAAGGAGGGCCAGAAAGACAGTCACAGATAAGCTCACTGAACAGGCCTGTTTCAGAGCCACCAACCGTATGGGGCTCTTTACCTGCGGCAGGAGCGCCCACAGGAGGAGATGCCTCTGGAAACGGCTCAGAAGAAGTCATTAGTTTAAGGTCACTCCTTTGGGATGCTCCCTCTAACCTGCCAGCTCGATTCCACCCTTCCTCCCCTGCCATAACACATATGGACACGGATCACCGCCTTTGGCCCCAGATTCTGAGTTTGGAAAAACTAGTCCATTTTGTGTTGTTTGTGGTACCCAGGAAAACACTAAGATAACTAAACTTActgcagtaatcatttcacaatatatgtaactcaaaccattatgctgtacaccttaaatttctacagtgctgtatgtcaattatatctcagtaaaactggaagaaacaaaactctaATAAACTGTATCTTCTgcttttcatatactttttctgacttgcagagtGGATTACTGCAATAATGttaactggaagaaaaattgGCTAAAATTTGATAGACTTTCCTCctagcctttttttcccccctaggaAATTGATATTTACACTGTTTAATTGCCTTCTATAATTGATCACTAAGTTTCTTCCCACATAACTTCAATACACTATAGGAACTCAATATCTGTTAACATAATATGAAAGATATAATATGAATGGTGTATTTTGAATGGTTAAAGAACAGTGAGGtgattcaataaatggtattcgAACAAATATACTGTTGGGGGAAAAGAAACCTCATGGTACCACATCAAGATACACTGCAAAAGAATTAAAGAttcatggaaggaaggaagggagggagggaggaaggaaaggaaggaaggaaggaagaaaggaaggaagggagggaggaaagaaaagggggagagagagagggggatggagggagggaggaaagaaaaggaaaggaaagaaaagaaagaaaaaggaaggaaggaagggagggaggaaagaaaagaaagggggagagagagagagggatggagggagggaggaaagaaaagaaggaaaggaaagaaaagaaagaaaaaggaaggaaggaaggaaggaagaaagaaagaaagaaaggagacagagagagagagggagtgagggagggaaaggaaggaaggaagaaaaggaagaaaagaaacctaGTTCCATTAGGAGAAATAtgtcaatatttatatatttgggggGTAGAAGTAATCTTGACAAAACTTAATACCAAAGGGAAAAGactataaaataatgtaaaacttttgtcaaaccattaaaaatgataatcaACTAGAAATCAAAACTGCCACGTGCCGGGGAAAAGTTTAATACCTTAAACGTAAAGCGCAGGTATAAAGCATTAGGACCCCAATTCAGTCACCGCAGGACCGAAGCTCCCACAGAGCTCCTTGTTCAGGCACCTTGCTCCCTGTGGCCCCCTTCAAAAAACTCCCATCTTTCCTTACCTTTCAAACTGCCCAAGAGGCCAATCCCAAGAGAAAGGCTGTAATTGGAACTCAGGATCCTCCCAAACTCCTCTCCCCAAGAGATCCCATCACAACCTGCACTCTTGTTTAGCTCTGTCAGCCTATGAACTCCGATCCTCCCAGGACTTTAAATTCTAGACCTAATCTCTCCCAATCTCTCACTCCATCCAACACCTTAGCCACCCCCCCTAGCGCCTTCTGGAGTGCATCGTCTGTCACTGACAGGACTCTCCTGTCCCCAACTTCTGTAAACAGTCTCTCCCTTCCTTTGTGCTGGGTGAAACCTGAATAGCCCTGTCAAGTGGTGGCTGTTTTATCTTCCTGGTTCCCTGCTGTTATTTCAGCCACGGTTCCCCCATCTTCCTTATAACCCTCCAGTGCCTTTAAAGCACAAACGATTAGACTGAACCCCCTGTGTTGTTCCTTTTGCTGTCATCCGCCCTTTTCATGGTCTCCTGCCTTTCCCTGAGGGTTTTAGCTCCTGGCTTACTGTATATTTCTTTCCGCCAGGACTCCTGCTGCCACTTAGATGTCTTTGCCGCCCACAGAGACTATCCACACACCGTCCTGGCTTCTTGGCTCCTGTATCTCCTCACTTTTCATGGACTTCTCACCCAACCTTGGCCTTGCACTTCCCTTGTCATTCTTCAGACCCTGTCATCACCAACAACTGTACTGTGTCTGAAAGCTCAGTTTCAAGCACACCACTGTCTAGCCAGCTTACTTCCTCCATGAGTTCCATTCTGGCATTCTTTGAACCCACCTCCAATCCACTGAGATCTGCTActactttttagtttttatttttaaaatttaattttgattttatattgcagtatagttgatttacaatgttgtgtttcaggtatagagcaaagtggttcagttatacgtatacatatatccattcttttccagattcttttcccatacagtgccaccactttttttgtttttgtttttgttttgcggtacgcgggcctctcactgttgtggtctctcccgttgcggagcacaagctccggacgcgcaggctcagtggccatggctcacgggcccagccgctccacggcatgtgggatcttcccagaccggggcacgaacccgtgtcccctgcatcggccggcggactcccaaccactgccaccagggaagcccgagtgccACCACTTTTTAAATGACCATCACCTGTCCCATGTCCCTACCTCCCTCCTTATCCACCACTATCATCATGTTCCTTTCCTAAAACCTGaacttttctcttctctgtccaCTTTGTCTGACAATACCTCCAACTTTAGCTGACTCCAACTGCCCACCTACTCTCTGTCCTGCACCTGAGCAGCACACGTGATTGCGGACAAATAAACAACCATCTTAGCTGGTCTCAGTAGAGTTCATGACCATAAACCTCTGGAGGGCTCTCAGCACTGCCTAGCGAGCCCACCGCATGTCCCTATTCAATTAGCTCTGGAGACTCAAGCCTCTCTTCCTTGATCTTcaacccctcctcccctcacGCCCTCAGCTGACTTTACTATATCCCCTGAGAAAAGAATCACAGGACCTTTCTTATCCTCTAATCATCAAATCTCCTAACGACTGTACCTATATACTTTGTTTTTCCTAGTATTAAAATGGATAAACTCTTGGCTCTTAAGGTCACACCCTCCTCCTATTTTGGATCTCATCCCAGAGAAATGTGCTCCTGCAACTGTCCCTTTTCTCATGTACAACAACTGTTGTCTCTCTCCCTGGAACACTCAGCCTCATATAGAAACATATTATGACATCTCCCATCttaaaaacattaacaaaaacCTTGACCTCACATTCCGCCACCAGGTGTCAAGTGAATGTTTCAAAAGAATGTAGACACACTTGaacctctcagcatagtttagaTCATCTCAAAAGAATGTACCTGTATCTGCCCTTTCTCACCATCCCTTTTCGCTTGAACCCATTCACACTTATTCTCACAGCTCCACTGAACTGTCCTGGCTAAGTTACCAAGGATGTACGTCCCTGTTACCAAAGCCAATGTCAAGTCTCAGTCCTATTTCTCTACTTCCCAGCAGCACCTGACAAACCAGCAGCAGATCTGATAGATCTTCCCCTGATTTTCAGGACACCACTCATCTGGTTTTCCTCCTAACTGCCCCTTTTGTTCCCCGGAGCTGTTTTAACTCCTTAAATGGCCCCATCCTGTATCATGGCATTAAACAGGATCCACGCATTTATAATTCTTAGAAGAGTGTCTCCAGCGGCGCCCTCTCCTGAGGCCCTGCAGATGCACTTTCCTATTAAATTATCTCTACTTGGAAGTCTAATAGAGATCTTATGCCTAACGCATCCAAAACTGAGTAAGTTCTTTCCTTTAAATGTTCTCCCTCCCAAGTCTGTCCCATCTCAGTAAATAGCGCAACCCATTTGTTCAGGCAACAAACTCTGAGGTTTATCTTTGCCTCCTCTTTCTAGCCCACCTTCAACCATCAACACGACCTGTTGGCTCTGCCTTGGAAAGGCAAGTGACCCAGCTGTTTACCACCTCCACAGCGGGTCACCCTGTCTTAACTGAGACTGTTATAGACTAGCACTTCTATTTCTGACCAACTGCATTCTCCACACTTCAGTGATCCTTTAAAAACTAGAccgtgggcttccctgatggtgcagtggttgagagtccgcctgccgatgcaggggacacgggttcgtgccccggtccgggaagatcccacatgccgcggagcggctgggcccgtgagccgtggccgctgggcctgcgcgaccggaacctgtgctccgcaacgggagaggccacgacggtgagaggcccgcgtactgcaaaaaacaaaataaaaactagacCGTGTTAttcccttgcctgaaaccttccAGTGGCTTCCCGTTTTTCTCAAGCACAGACAAGGTCTTTACTGTGCTCCACAAAGCCATACGTGATCTGGCTTCTGCCAGCCTCTCTGATCTCGTTAtaattctccttcccttgcctcaCTCTACTCAAGCGCACTGGCCTCTTCCCTGTTCTCGATCCTGCCAAGCACCCTCGCTCCTCAGGACTTCTGCTCTTCCTGGAATGCACTTCGTCCAGTCACGTGGCTAAGTCCCTAACTTCACTGAAGTACCTGCTCAAATGTCATGTCACTCCAAGCAACCTTCCAAGTCCACTCAGTCTAAATTAGTCCTCCCATCACTCACCCacttttctccatagcatttagTGCCACCTGACATTAGTCAATTGTCATTATTTGAAGAGTCtatatttgtgaatttgcctACTTGCCAAAATTGATTTGTAACCCTAAAAATCAATACTTGCAGTGCTCTTGTGGTCATTTATGGACATGTACACAGCAATGACAAATCTGAAGCCCTTGCAGTACATTTGGTCCACGCCAAATGTCAAGGCTCTTGACACTGGTACAGATCAGTTGGCGTGGACCAAATATGCTCGTGGACATTTTGGATTGGACCAAATTTCAAGGACCACTGGCgtggaccaaatgtcttatggaCGTTTTTTGTCCTTTTCGTTGGTTACTTCacttgtttaaaatggcccccaagtgCTGTCTAGTATTCCAAAGTGCAAGGAAGGTGTGACATGCCTCATGGAAAAAAACATGTGTGGGATGAGCTCCATTCAGGCAGGAGTTACAGCGCTGGTGACCTTGTGTTCAATATTAATAAATCAACAATATATACTACATAAggtatctttaaacagaaacacacaaaaaacatttGTTGATCAGGTGACAAAAatattgtgaccagaggctcacaggaacctaactgTATTCCCGCAGGAGCAGTGGCccagtatttgctaattcagtgtttgtggtGACTTGATACAACAGAAGTACCGCAAATAACAGGAGTCAACCGTATGTATCCCCTATTACCACCCAACATTATATATTTACCTCCTTGTTTAGAAGGCAAATTACTAAAAGGCaagaatttccttttatttatttatttatttgtattgccTTATATCTGAGGTTTAcaacagtgcttggcacttagCAGAAATCTAGAAATGGTTGAATGAATAATAACAAGTAAAGGATGGATAAGCAATTCCTCAAAGAAACTCAACTGGCCAATAAAGTTACAGAAAATATTCAACCTCACTAATAATCATGGAAATGTAACCAAAACCAGTCaaggttttttcccccttcaacGCTACTACCTGGTGTTGGTGAGGGTTCGGCAAAGCCATGCAAACAAAAAAGTGCATattctttgacccagaaattccactcccagAAAATAAAACTTGGATCTGTGAAAATTTTTATCAATAAGGATaattaacaataacaaaacaatacaaatcaCCTCAAAATATAAATTGGTGAAACAATGGTAATACACACAATGTAACATTATATAGCTATCCAAAAGTTGTCAAAAACTAAGATGGAAAGATGCTCATTAAACATTAACACACATCATTAACAAACAGGTACAACAGAATctcatatttatttcttaaagtctaaatgcataaaaatatgaaaatgtttgcAGTAGTTATTACCACTAAGTGTTAAGATGAATGCTCTGAAATTTTCTTGgtgttttcctgtattttcccAGTTTTTCCTTACAATAAACATGACTTTTTACTTCTGCAAtcagaaaaaagggagggggaggttTGGGAGTAATTTTGACAAATCATTTCTGCAGTACTGAGTCCCTAACAAAGTATTCTCCCCCAAGACTGCCACCTTCAAACCTTAGTTAACTCTGCTACTAACTCAAATCACTACAGCAGTGGTACTGTTTGGGCACCCAAACTTTAAATGAAGCTAGAGGTAAAACATATATTAAGTTCAAGCACTGTAGTAACCACTCTATACTCAATCCCAGCTCTACAACTTACTAGTTCTGtgctgtttccttatctgttaaaaGTGATAAGAGTACCTTGCTCACAGGAATGTTGaggtttaaatgaattaatgtttcatttataGTAGAATCCAACATAGGCAAGCCTTACATGCACTGGCTATTTCTCCCAAAATATAACTGCTAGATGGTGTCCCACTTTGGTTACAGAAATAAATGTCTTGGGGGAGAAAGATGATACTTATAATGTAAACTCTTAGCACATCAACACAAAAATAGGTTACTTTTTCCTGTTACAGATCAGTTTTTTGATCACCTAACATTATATGAAGTTCTAGTAACAAGTTTCCTGCCATCTTttgtaaagagagaaagaggaaacaagTTGTATGAGGGGAGCTTACATTCTACACCACTCTACTGGTAGAAGAGACAGGCTGAGACTCTTACGTAAGACCACAAAACCACTAGCAAAACAGTCATGTGTTCATGTACCATATACAATGACTTAAGTTTGTATCAACTGGTGTTTTGCCTGAACCAacataactaaaatttaaaatgtagaaatttaATGTACCCAACTGTACAGACTGCCAGAAACTACAaactacttttcatttttaacattttgaaatccTCACTCTCCTACAAACACAAAATGAAGCCAACAAGGAGAACAAATTCTTCATCATTTAAACTTGTGAAACAGATCGTATGCTTTGTGGGCATAACCAAAGGTAAAACCTTCAGTAGCTTACGTTTTGTTCATGACAAGGCCAGTGTGTAAACACTATCTAAAAACATAGTAAATTTTCCCAagagtaataataaatattaaactaaaaacaGTTACCAAGCATTCAACAATTCTCAAACAGATAGTCATCAAAATGAGGGAAGTCTAACGTGTCACTTGCTAAAGAATTTAACgctgaagtagaaaaaaattcatCAAAAATATCAGTCTTCATGGAATTTTCCGAGTTCAATGTTGTAACATAGGCATTATTTGTGAGTGAGTCTGGCTGAACTTTGCATTGATTTTTCTTAGTGGGGCTGCAGTAATTATGGTCCTGTCTCAGATGAATGTTTTGGGGAATACTGTTTAATTCATTAGGTACTGGTGCTGGGATATGATTATCTCCCATTTCTAAGTACCTAAAGTCAGCCTCCTCATTTTCTGAGAGCTCTGTTGAAACAACCGTTGTAGGGGACAGTAATTCTGCTAAAATTTCTTCATGAGTTTGACTACTGTATGAGGAAACGCCAGGAACTGCAGGGCATCCAGATTTACCATCGGCAATATCAATTTGATGTTGTAGTTCTTTTAGCAAGTCTTCAATTGATTCACAGTCATTTGGAGATCCACAATGGGACATAGGTTCTAAATTTTCACTTGGAAGTGTTCCATTTTGGGGGGAAGACATAAGAGCagctaatttcttcttttttgccttAAGTTTTTTAAGAAGTTTTAGACGAAGTTTATGAATCTGACCCTCAACTGAGTCTCCACGGTTTGCTGAAGAAACACCATTTTCATTTCCATGAGAATTGTGGTTGAGGTGAGCTCCACATGAGGCATTTTCACATTTCTTCAAAACTTCCAAATCACCATTACCATCAGCAGGGAGAGTAGAAGCTGTGCTAACTGGTGATGGATGGCTTGGTGCAGGGTTGCTAACTGGAGGAGGCTTACCTGCACAGCTGTGAGCTTCCCTGGATGCCCAGTTACCCTTTTGTTTTGTACCTTTAGTTTTAAAGCCACCAAAATTACTTGCCCCCTTAACTGAAGGCTGCAAATCAGTCACAGTGTTTCTACTATGAGCTGAAACATAAAACGGCATAAAAGAAACACCCTTGCTTAATAAGCCTTTAACCCAACTTCCCACAAATggttttttctgattttccttcagAAATGGATTCTGTGACAGCTTAGCTGTTACGGTTTGAGAAGACGCtgcagtttctttttccttcaaatCAGACACCTGAGATGTAACATGTTGTTCTGGTTGTAATTTCTCAGGTTTTGGTAAAAGAGATTGTTTCGATGGAGCATCCTTCTCTAGGGCAACTGGACCCTCAGTTTCTACTGAGTTTACTCTCTGTGTAAGGTCAGTAGCACGAATATCATTCACAGGCTGAGTAACGACAGTATCTTCTGTATTCAGCTGTACTGATGGCACATTTGTATTTACAAGCTGAGATGGAAAGCTTAAATCCACAAACTGGTCTTGGGTAAGCTTGTCCTTGCATGGAGCCGATACTAAAGAAGCCATTAGTGA
This region of Orcinus orca chromosome 18, mOrcOrc1.1, whole genome shotgun sequence genomic DNA includes:
- the USPL1 gene encoding SUMO-specific isopeptidase USPL1 isoform X4 is translated as MESPVFALPLLLKTEPHVEKLFTYSFSWNFECSQCGHKYQNRCMKNLVTFTNVIPEWHPVNAAHFGPCNNCNNKSQIRKMVLEKVSLIFMLHFVEGLPHNDLQHYSFHSEGCLYQITSVIQYQANNHFITWILDADGSWLECDDLKGPCSERHEKFQVPASEVHIVIWERKTSQMTDKAPACCPLKKTYDQHAFGDENQVSPALCSVGDAASAEMSSGTHPTKVSVAPNTLSQDEAVTFEHHLFSGLKGLVDKNISPLTCEEIQVNSEGFLLENKPVAENAGVVKTHTLQSQASLMASLVSAPCKDKLTQDQFVDLSFPSQLVNTNVPSVQLNTEDTVVTQPVNDIRATDLTQRVNSVETEGPVALEKDAPSKQSLLPKPEKLQPEQHVTSQVSDLKEKETAASSQTVTAKLSQNPFLKENQKKPFVGSWVKGLLSKGVSFMPFYVSAHSRNTVTDLQPSVKGASNFGGFKTKGTKQKGNWASREAHSCAGKPPPVSNPAPSHPSPVSTASTLPADGNGDLEVLKKCENASCGAHLNHNSHGNENGVSSANRGDSVEGQIHKLRLKLLKKLKAKKKKLAALMSSPQNGTLPSENLEPMSHCGSPNDCESIEDLLKELQHQIDIADGKSGCPAVPGVSSYSSQTHEEILAELLSPTTVVSTELSENEEADFRYLEMGDNHIPAPVPNELNSIPQNIHLRQDHNYCSPTKKNQCKVQPDSLTNNAYVTTLNSENSMKTDIFDEFFSTSALNSLASDTLDFPHFDDYLFENC